The proteins below come from a single Streptomyces sp. M92 genomic window:
- a CDS encoding cation:proton antiporter: protein MSQTVTLAEDENLALVLKVLPAIIVILITSAVCGRLAILVKQPRVLGEMVAGVLLGPTLFGALFPGVQQQIFTDEVKPILYVLSTIGLTLFMFLVGSGLEPGGSEAKREARHAGVLAVSGVAFPLALGAGAGYLLHERVSRPDVSELEFALFIGGALSVTAFPMLARILYERNLQNSRLGRISLLGASLDDAFAWCLLAVLTAMSADAGSAEALRTIGLAVVFVIAMLFGVSRLLKPLGDRVERTKEFGFDQMYLVMGVVLLAGLFTDYIGIYSVFGGFIAGLAMPRNSAFRTALHDRMMDIVCVLLLPIFFAFSGLNTQLNGLAGWAMIMPFLLFLLAGFVGKYFGCGLAVRSIGLSWRESFAVGGLMNARGLMILIFINVGLAQNMITQEVFSMLVLVAVITTATAIPLYRWSLPERLEKNASTRELISKEDNVLDPSALEGPPRDLEQSQR from the coding sequence ATGTCGCAAACCGTTACCCTCGCCGAGGACGAGAACCTGGCACTGGTTCTGAAAGTTCTTCCGGCGATCATCGTGATCCTCATTACCTCCGCCGTCTGCGGCCGACTGGCGATCCTGGTGAAGCAGCCGCGGGTACTCGGAGAAATGGTCGCAGGCGTGCTTCTCGGCCCGACCCTTTTCGGAGCGCTCTTCCCCGGGGTTCAGCAGCAGATCTTCACCGATGAGGTGAAGCCGATCCTGTACGTGCTGAGCACCATCGGCCTCACGTTGTTCATGTTCCTCGTCGGATCCGGCCTCGAGCCCGGCGGCAGTGAGGCGAAGCGCGAGGCCAGACACGCGGGGGTGCTGGCCGTCTCGGGAGTGGCCTTCCCCCTCGCGCTCGGTGCGGGGGCCGGGTACCTGCTGCACGAGAGGGTGTCCCGGCCCGACGTCAGCGAGCTCGAGTTCGCCCTGTTCATCGGTGGAGCCCTGTCCGTCACCGCGTTCCCGATGCTCGCCCGCATCCTCTACGAGCGGAATCTGCAGAACTCCCGGCTGGGACGGATCTCCCTGCTCGGGGCGTCGCTCGACGACGCGTTCGCGTGGTGCCTGCTTGCCGTGCTGACCGCCATGAGCGCCGACGCCGGCAGCGCCGAGGCGCTGCGGACGATCGGCCTGGCCGTGGTGTTCGTGATCGCCATGCTCTTCGGGGTGTCCCGTCTGCTGAAGCCGCTCGGGGACCGCGTCGAACGCACCAAGGAATTCGGGTTCGACCAGATGTATCTGGTCATGGGCGTCGTTCTGCTCGCCGGTCTGTTCACCGACTACATCGGAATCTATTCGGTGTTCGGCGGGTTCATCGCCGGGCTTGCCATGCCGCGCAACTCGGCGTTCAGGACCGCCCTGCACGACCGTATGATGGACATTGTCTGTGTGCTTCTCCTCCCCATATTCTTCGCCTTCTCGGGCCTGAACACCCAATTGAACGGCCTGGCCGGCTGGGCTATGATCATGCCCTTCCTGCTGTTTCTGCTGGCTGGGTTCGTGGGCAAGTACTTCGGATGCGGGCTTGCCGTTCGATCGATCGGCCTGTCCTGGCGCGAGTCGTTTGCGGTCGGGGGTCTGATGAACGCCCGCGGGCTCATGATCCTCATCTTCATCAACGTCGGCCTGGCCCAGAATATGATTACCCAGGAAGTCTTCTCCATGCTGGTACTGGTCGCCGTGATCACCACAGCGACGGCCATACCGCTGTATCGATGGTCTTTGCCCGAACGTCTTGAGAAGAATGCATCCACACGCGAATTGATCTCGAAAGAAGACAATGTGCTCGATCCCTCCGCTCTCGAGGGGCCGCCGCGAGATCTCGAGCAGTCCCAGCGGTAG
- a CDS encoding O-methyltransferase translates to MEHRSDAVFRKPSIFREGIREYAERSSSPLSAELADIAAETARAVPEWADISTAPTQVAFLQMLLTTGRMERVLEVGTFTGHGTVAMAAALPDDGEIITIDNYVADKRAQDVANQAFARSPHQHKIKTVLEEALPALQNVTGDFDLIFLDADKPNYITYFETILARGLLRPRGLLVVDNTMWGGEVLELRELPPLEEATSGEEWVDRMFASWAHDVVRFNKHIVQDPRVRTALLTVHDGMTVVQLAS, encoded by the coding sequence ATGGAGCACAGGTCCGATGCCGTTTTCCGGAAGCCTTCGATCTTCAGGGAGGGCATACGGGAGTACGCGGAGCGGTCCTCTTCGCCGCTCTCGGCCGAGCTGGCGGACATAGCCGCGGAGACCGCGCGGGCCGTTCCCGAGTGGGCGGACATCTCGACGGCTCCCACGCAGGTGGCCTTCCTGCAGATGCTGCTGACCACGGGCCGAATGGAACGCGTGCTGGAGGTGGGCACCTTCACCGGCCACGGCACGGTCGCCATGGCCGCGGCCCTGCCGGACGACGGCGAGATCATCACCATCGACAACTACGTGGCGGACAAGCGCGCCCAGGACGTGGCGAACCAGGCGTTCGCCCGTAGCCCGCACCAGCACAAGATCAAGACCGTGCTGGAGGAGGCTCTGCCGGCTCTCCAGAACGTCACCGGAGACTTCGACCTCATCTTCCTCGACGCGGACAAGCCCAACTACATCACGTACTTCGAGACCATCCTCGCCCGCGGTCTCCTGCGACCGCGGGGCCTGCTCGTCGTCGACAACACCATGTGGGGCGGTGAGGTTCTCGAACTGCGCGAGCTGCCGCCCCTCGAGGAGGCGACGTCCGGCGAGGAGTGGGTGGACCGCATGTTCGCCAGCTGGGCGCACGACGTGGTCAGGTTCAACAAGCACATTGTCCAGGACCCGCGGGTGCGCACCGCGCTGCTCACCGTCCACGACGGTATGACCGTCGTTCAGCTGGCGTCGTGA
- the metX gene encoding homoserine O-acetyltransferase MetX yields MRLHNTGAWQPGDPEGNRRFVTTHSADHPLTLISGETLGPVTMSYEAWGDLDADRSNAVLILPPLSMSSHAAGPEGPGHPAEGWWDSLVGPGKPVDTSRFHVVVVNNLGGCDGSTGPASLDAEGRVWASRFPALDVVDQVNAEAALADALGIERWHTVIGMSIGGARALEWAVSRPERVGRLLLLAVAAATRVEQAGHTQVELEMIRQDPHFHGGDFYHLPEGCGPRTGLSLARSFSHIRYGTEAYWQERFGGQAWYHASDDCHAEFREYVLAQGDKVWERFDANCFLVLSRTALSATVARGRRNIAEALARITCPTHVVGFSTDRAYPSETQRELASGIRGAQAHILESELGHYSFLLSPKLLEPHLRTVLG; encoded by the coding sequence ATGCGACTGCACAACACCGGAGCCTGGCAACCGGGCGACCCGGAGGGCAACCGACGCTTCGTCACGACCCACTCGGCGGACCACCCGCTCACGCTCATCTCCGGGGAGACCCTGGGACCGGTGACGATGTCCTACGAGGCCTGGGGCGACCTCGACGCGGACCGGAGCAACGCGGTACTGATCCTGCCCCCGCTGAGCATGAGCAGCCACGCGGCGGGACCGGAGGGACCGGGACACCCCGCGGAGGGTTGGTGGGACAGCCTGGTCGGACCCGGCAAACCCGTCGACACCAGCCGCTTCCACGTCGTCGTCGTCAACAACCTCGGCGGCTGCGACGGCAGCACCGGGCCCGCCAGTCTCGACGCGGAGGGAAGAGTCTGGGCCTCACGGTTCCCCGCGCTCGACGTGGTGGACCAGGTCAACGCCGAGGCGGCGCTGGCCGACGCCCTGGGAATCGAGCGCTGGCACACCGTCATCGGCATGTCCATCGGCGGGGCACGGGCTCTGGAATGGGCGGTCTCGCGTCCCGAGCGGGTGGGCCGGCTCCTGCTCCTGGCCGTGGCGGCGGCCACCCGCGTCGAACAGGCCGGGCACACCCAGGTGGAACTGGAGATGATCCGGCAGGACCCCCATTTCCACGGAGGTGATTTCTACCATCTCCCCGAAGGGTGCGGGCCCCGTACCGGCCTCTCGCTCGCCCGTAGCTTCTCGCACATTCGCTATGGAACGGAGGCCTACTGGCAGGAACGGTTCGGCGGACAGGCGTGGTACCACGCATCGGACGACTGCCATGCCGAGTTCCGTGAATACGTACTGGCGCAGGGTGACAAGGTGTGGGAGCGCTTCGACGCCAACTGCTTCCTGGTGCTTTCCCGCACTGCGCTGAGTGCCACCGTGGCGCGCGGCCGCAGAAACATCGCCGAAGCGCTCGCACGCATCACCTGTCCCACTCATGTCGTCGGCTTCTCCACGGACCGCGCCTACCCCAGTGAGACACAGCGCGAACTGGCGAGCGGAATTCGAGGAGCGCAGGCACACATTCTGGAGTCGGAACTCGGGCACTACAGTTTCCTTCTCTCTCCCAAGTTGCTGGAGCCTCACCTGCGTACTGTGCTCGGGTAG
- a CDS encoding L,D-transpeptidase, giving the protein MNVRPISGASPAGARGRGGRGRGRALPALALGVLLTLTACGGPGSGAGAGGDGKNAKDSTAAQSKQSEAVVSITPEDGAKAVDTSGALKIAAAQGKLTEVVVKDAEGAKVEGKISGDGATWTPSTHLAAATTYTVHAVAKDSAGRTAAEDSRFTTLTPENTFIGHFTPEDGSKVGVGMPFSIRFTRGITNPEDVEKAIRIKTEPAVEVEGHWFGNDRLDFRPEKYWKAGTKVTVDLGLDGVEGRDGVYGEQDKTVSFTVGRSQVSVVDAKKLTMKVVRDGKTIKTVPVTTGAPGYETWNGQMVITERLPVTRMNGATVGYGGEYDIKDVPHAMRLSTSGTFIHGNYWGGDAFGNRNSSHGCIGLRDVRGGWDGKAPGSWFFENSMIGDVVVVKNSNDATIAPDNGLNGWNMSWEKWKA; this is encoded by the coding sequence TTGAACGTGCGTCCGATATCGGGGGCGTCGCCGGCGGGTGCCCGGGGGCGGGGCGGCAGGGGACGCGGCAGGGCACTGCCGGCGCTGGCACTGGGCGTGCTGCTGACACTCACCGCCTGCGGCGGGCCGGGTTCCGGTGCCGGGGCGGGCGGCGACGGCAAGAACGCCAAGGACTCCACGGCGGCACAGAGCAAGCAGTCCGAGGCCGTCGTCAGCATCACGCCCGAGGACGGGGCCAAGGCCGTCGACACCAGCGGCGCCCTGAAGATAGCCGCCGCCCAGGGCAAGCTGACCGAGGTCGTCGTCAAGGACGCCGAGGGTGCGAAGGTCGAGGGGAAGATATCCGGGGACGGCGCCACCTGGACGCCGTCCACCCACCTGGCCGCGGCCACCACGTACACCGTGCACGCGGTCGCCAAGGACTCCGCGGGCCGCACCGCCGCCGAGGACTCCCGCTTCACCACCCTGACGCCCGAGAACACCTTCATCGGCCACTTCACCCCCGAGGACGGCTCGAAGGTCGGCGTCGGCATGCCGTTCTCGATCCGCTTCACCCGGGGCATCACCAACCCCGAGGACGTCGAGAAGGCCATCCGCATCAAGACCGAGCCGGCCGTCGAGGTCGAGGGCCACTGGTTCGGCAACGACCGCCTCGACTTCCGCCCGGAGAAGTACTGGAAGGCCGGCACCAAGGTCACCGTCGACCTCGGCCTCGACGGCGTCGAGGGCCGCGACGGCGTCTACGGCGAGCAGGACAAGACCGTCTCCTTCACCGTCGGCCGCAGCCAGGTCTCCGTGGTCGACGCCAAGAAGCTCACCATGAAGGTCGTGCGGGACGGCAAGACGATCAAGACCGTCCCGGTCACCACCGGCGCGCCCGGCTACGAGACCTGGAACGGCCAGATGGTCATCACCGAGCGGCTCCCCGTGACCCGCATGAACGGCGCCACCGTCGGCTACGGCGGCGAGTACGACATCAAGGACGTCCCGCACGCCATGCGCCTGTCCACCTCCGGCACCTTCATCCACGGCAACTACTGGGGCGGCGACGCCTTCGGCAACCGCAACTCCAGCCACGGTTGCATAGGCCTGCGCGACGTGCGCGGCGGCTGGGACGGGAAGGCGCCGGGCTCCTGGTTCTTCGAGAACTCGATGATCGGCGACGTGGTCGTGGTGAAGAACAGCAACGACGCGACCATCGCCCCGGACAACGGCCTCAACGGCTGGAACATGTCCTGGGAGAAGTGGAAGGCCTGA
- a CDS encoding AfsR/SARP family transcriptional regulator translates to MTIQLLGPVTLLKGPARIPIRGQRQRRFFASLALRPNQVISKETIIEDSWGDEPPVTVSGQLQTTAWMIRTALGEAGVGRDALGSNDRGYELRVPPASVDLFAFRETVRSAREAHKQGRFEDASELLDGALSRWKGSAFADVTSSRLHVTAKSLEEERTAAAELRALVDFGLGHYSDAIARLSDLVHRDPYREDLYVSLMRAYYAEGRQTDAIQVFHRAKEILREQIGISPGERMTTAMQAILRQDEKALSGAPA, encoded by the coding sequence GTGACGATCCAGCTTCTGGGGCCGGTTACTCTCCTGAAGGGACCGGCACGGATACCGATCCGGGGACAGCGGCAGCGCCGCTTCTTCGCCTCGCTGGCCTTGAGACCCAACCAGGTCATCTCCAAGGAAACGATCATCGAGGACTCCTGGGGCGACGAGCCGCCGGTCACCGTCTCGGGGCAGCTGCAAACCACCGCCTGGATGATCCGTACCGCGTTGGGGGAGGCCGGGGTCGGCCGTGATGCCCTCGGCTCGAACGACCGCGGCTACGAGTTGCGGGTGCCGCCGGCGTCTGTCGACCTCTTCGCCTTCCGGGAGACCGTGCGCAGCGCTCGCGAAGCACACAAGCAAGGAAGGTTCGAGGACGCGTCCGAGCTGCTCGACGGCGCGCTGAGCCGGTGGAAGGGCTCGGCCTTCGCCGACGTCACCTCCAGTCGGCTGCACGTGACGGCGAAGTCCCTGGAAGAGGAGCGGACGGCGGCGGCCGAACTGCGTGCCCTGGTCGACTTCGGTCTCGGGCACTACAGCGACGCCATCGCACGGCTGTCGGACCTGGTCCACCGCGACCCCTACCGGGAGGACCTGTACGTCAGCCTCATGAGGGCCTACTACGCGGAGGGCCGGCAGACCGACGCGATCCAGGTCTTCCACCGGGCGAAGGAAATCCTGCGGGAGCAGATCGGGATCAGCCCGGGGGAGAGGATGACGACCGCCATGCAGGCCATCCTTCGTCAGGACGAGAAGGCTCTGTCCGGCGCTCCGGCGTAG
- a CDS encoding NAD(P)/FAD-dependent oxidoreductase → MSEKLRASYDAIVIGGGPGGSTAAATIASQGRSVLLLEKTAFPRFHIGESLLPYVAGLLDRMGLLEKFSENGYVPKRGAEFTDTAGDFWQVDFTTQGPGRHHQTFQVERAHFDNALLEHAREAGADVLIPATVDEVVFEDGRAVGVRYRYKGKPYEIRSTYVVDASGRSGKISHAFGLRRSVDQLRMVAAYRHYTGLDEDVNPGRLGDIQIGNHSEGWVWAIPIRDDTISIGTVMRKETFRQGDREEIFEDHRNRIPRIVERLKGTEALTEVSVETDYCYLSNQVTGPGWFMVGDAGCFVDPIFSSGVFLAMVTGRTAGRKVLEAIENPSLEDAARDAYESFYKTGYDTYFRLIHAFYEFDFDLGKYHDQLPETIERRDMALMLSGDFWSRGNALAEHLRKESRWEVFEPFEPSYGCPVYPELEAASRAEAGS, encoded by the coding sequence ATGAGTGAGAAACTGCGTGCGAGTTACGACGCGATCGTGATCGGCGGCGGACCGGGCGGTTCGACCGCCGCGGCGACGATCGCCTCTCAGGGCCGGTCCGTGCTCCTGCTGGAGAAGACGGCGTTTCCCCGGTTCCACATCGGCGAATCGCTGCTGCCGTACGTGGCGGGACTTCTCGACCGGATGGGCCTGCTGGAGAAGTTCTCCGAGAACGGGTACGTGCCGAAGCGGGGGGCGGAGTTCACCGATACCGCCGGCGATTTCTGGCAGGTCGACTTCACGACCCAGGGGCCGGGACGGCATCATCAGACGTTCCAGGTGGAGCGCGCCCACTTCGACAACGCTCTGCTGGAGCACGCCCGTGAGGCAGGCGCGGACGTGCTGATACCCGCCACCGTCGACGAGGTCGTCTTCGAGGACGGCCGGGCGGTCGGGGTGCGTTACCGCTACAAGGGAAAGCCCTACGAGATCCGTTCCACCTATGTCGTGGACGCCAGCGGGCGCAGCGGAAAGATCTCCCACGCCTTCGGCCTGCGCCGCAGCGTCGACCAGTTGCGTATGGTCGCGGCCTACCGGCACTACACGGGGCTCGACGAGGACGTCAACCCCGGCCGCCTGGGCGACATCCAGATCGGCAACCACAGCGAGGGCTGGGTCTGGGCGATCCCGATCCGGGACGACACCATCAGCATCGGCACGGTGATGCGCAAGGAGACGTTCCGGCAGGGCGATCGCGAGGAGATCTTCGAGGACCACCGCAACCGCATCCCGCGGATCGTGGAGCGACTGAAGGGCACCGAGGCGCTCACCGAGGTCAGCGTCGAGACCGACTACTGCTATCTGTCCAACCAGGTGACGGGCCCCGGCTGGTTCATGGTGGGCGACGCCGGCTGCTTCGTCGACCCCATCTTCTCGAGCGGTGTGTTCCTTGCGATGGTGACCGGTCGGACGGCGGGGCGCAAGGTTCTGGAGGCCATCGAGAACCCGTCCCTGGAGGATGCGGCGAGGGACGCCTACGAGTCCTTCTACAAAACGGGCTACGACACCTACTTCCGTCTCATCCATGCCTTTTACGAGTTCGACTTCGATCTCGGGAAGTATCACGACCAGCTGCCGGAGACCATCGAGAGGCGGGACATGGCGCTGATGCTCTCCGGCGACTTCTGGAGCCGGGGCAACGCTCTCGCGGAACACCTGAGGAAAGAGTCTCGCTGGGAGGTGTTCGAACCTTTTGAGCCTTCCTACGGCTGCCCGGTGTACCCGGAGCTGGAGGCCGCGTCGCGTGCCGAAGCGGGCAGCTGA
- the bla gene encoding class A beta-lactamase, which produces MSQPAISRRAFLGAAAVLSLAGCTKEGASASPTFTTAGKGPASSVSPSATPANRRHERLVQLEREFDARLGVYALATGTGRVIAHRADERFAFCSTFKGLAAAAVLDRNPISHLGKLVSYTSKELMPHSPLTRENVDKGMTIRQLCDAAVRYSDGTAGNLLVRELGGPGEITAYARSLGDTVTRMDRVEPEITQAVPNDPRDTSSPRAMGSDYRKILLGNALSTDKRAFLRDLMERNTTGDQRVRAGLPKGWRVADKTGTGQYGTLNDIAVVWPPGTEPLIIAIMSSKAAQDAERDQALLAETAAYVARTLL; this is translated from the coding sequence TTGTCACAACCAGCCATCAGCCGCCGCGCTTTCCTGGGGGCGGCAGCGGTTCTGTCACTGGCCGGGTGCACCAAGGAGGGCGCGTCCGCGTCCCCCACCTTCACCACTGCGGGAAAAGGGCCCGCCTCTTCCGTCTCCCCCTCGGCCACCCCCGCGAACAGGCGGCACGAGAGACTCGTTCAGCTCGAGCGGGAATTCGACGCACGGCTCGGGGTTTACGCCCTCGCCACCGGCACCGGCCGTGTCATCGCCCACCGGGCGGACGAGCGGTTCGCGTTCTGTTCGACGTTCAAGGGGCTGGCGGCGGCAGCAGTCCTTGACCGCAATCCGATCTCGCATCTCGGTAAGCTCGTCAGCTACACCAGTAAAGAGCTCATGCCGCACTCCCCGCTCACCCGGGAGAACGTGGACAAAGGAATGACCATCCGCCAGTTGTGCGATGCGGCGGTCCGCTACAGCGACGGCACGGCCGGAAATCTCCTTGTCCGGGAGCTGGGCGGTCCGGGAGAGATCACGGCGTACGCGCGCAGCCTCGGCGACACGGTGACTCGCATGGACCGCGTCGAGCCGGAGATCACGCAGGCCGTACCGAACGATCCCCGGGACACGTCCTCCCCCAGGGCCATGGGCAGCGATTACCGGAAGATCCTCCTGGGGAACGCCCTGTCGACCGACAAACGGGCCTTTCTCCGTGATCTCATGGAACGCAACACCACCGGGGACCAGCGCGTCCGGGCCGGTCTGCCGAAGGGGTGGCGGGTGGCCGACAAGACCGGGACCGGTCAGTACGGCACACTCAACGACATCGCCGTCGTATGGCCCCCGGGAACCGAGCCACTGATCATCGCGATCATGTCCAGCAAGGCCGCACAGGACGCCGAACGGGACCAGGCCCTGCTCGCCGAGACTGCCGCGTACGTGGCGAGAACGCTGCTCTGA
- a CDS encoding 2OG-Fe(II) oxygenase family protein, which yields METTVPLFSLSDLQKGEGVEHERLRKCVTETGVFYLTDYGASDADHRLATDTAMRFFEHGTPEQKQAVTTKDPTMRRGYSALEAESTAQVTRTGHYTDYSMSFSMGRSGNLFPSTEFQSTWQRYFDLLYAASRETARVVLNSTGTYDAGDMDTLLDCDPVLRLRYFPEVPEHRTAEQEPRRMAPHYDLSIVTLIHQTPCENGFVSLQAEIGGEMVDLPTVPDAVVVLCGAIAPLVTQGAVPAPKHHVRSPDAGRREGSDRTSSVFFLRPSTDFTFSVPDARQYGLDVSLDAETATFGDWIGTNYVTMHSTPKA from the coding sequence ATGGAAACGACGGTACCCCTCTTCAGCCTTTCCGATCTGCAGAAGGGTGAGGGCGTCGAGCACGAGCGGTTGCGAAAGTGTGTGACAGAGACGGGGGTCTTCTACCTCACCGACTACGGTGCGTCGGACGCGGACCATCGGCTGGCCACGGACACGGCCATGCGGTTCTTCGAGCACGGCACACCGGAGCAGAAGCAGGCCGTGACCACGAAGGACCCGACCATGCGCCGTGGATACTCCGCGCTGGAGGCGGAGAGCACGGCCCAGGTGACCCGGACCGGTCACTACACGGACTACTCCATGTCGTTCTCGATGGGGCGGTCGGGCAACCTCTTCCCCTCGACGGAGTTCCAGTCCACGTGGCAGCGCTACTTCGACCTCCTGTACGCCGCCTCCCGGGAGACGGCACGCGTCGTGCTGAACTCGACCGGAACGTACGACGCGGGGGACATGGACACGCTGCTGGACTGTGACCCCGTCCTGCGGCTGCGGTACTTCCCGGAGGTCCCCGAGCACCGCACCGCCGAGCAGGAGCCTCGGCGGATGGCGCCGCACTACGACCTGTCCATCGTGACGCTGATTCACCAGACGCCCTGCGAGAACGGTTTCGTGAGTCTGCAGGCCGAGATCGGCGGCGAGATGGTGGACCTGCCGACCGTGCCGGATGCGGTCGTCGTGCTGTGCGGGGCCATCGCACCCCTGGTCACCCAGGGCGCGGTGCCCGCCCCCAAACACCATGTGCGCTCCCCGGACGCCGGCCGGCGCGAGGGCAGCGACCGTACGTCGAGTGTCTTCTTCCTGCGCCCCTCGACGGACTTCACCTTCTCGGTGCCCGACGCCCGGCAGTACGGCCTCGATGTCAGTCTCGACGCGGAGACCGCGACGTTCGGGGACTGGATCGGCACCAACTACGTCACGATGCACTCCACGCCCAAGGCCTGA
- a CDS encoding long-chain-fatty-acid--CoA ligase — protein MTGQGGIGLSVGMMLRRAGAVAPGKEIREVDLAGRPMGKSWGALRERVGRLVDALSRLGVDEGDAVATFAWNSTRHLEWFFGVPMAGAKLVPVNVRFSDEQIEWVVAHANARVMVVDASLTGQVAKLLPRLGSVHVFVVLPDGGEVDPAFADAVDYERLLAEAEPVEPPDVAEDRVACVCYTGGTTDNPKGVAHSHRSLVLHSLAVCAADAYAISERDVVLPLTPLFHAAAWGMPYAAAMTGAGLVFAGPHLNPKAIGETLKREGVTLSAGVPSFWLALDKMEPAEEVFASLERIICGGSAIPSGLVHRYADRGVTMRQGLGMTENMALVALTDVRSSHTSLPLDKRLELHHTQGLAVPGVELRLVGDSGEVLPHDGVTQGELEVRSLWGATRYENPDRVDGSRFHDGWLRSGDIATIDTEGYVRITDRSKDLIKSGGEWISSIAVESALMEHPDVSEAAVVAMPDDRWQERPLAVVVARPGAEVAAENLRAFLRNRLIKWWMPDRFEFVSEIPKTATNKFDKKALRSRFTGH, from the coding sequence GTGACCGGGCAGGGCGGTATAGGGCTTTCGGTGGGCATGATGCTGCGGCGGGCGGGCGCTGTGGCACCCGGCAAGGAGATACGCGAGGTGGACCTCGCCGGGAGACCCATGGGGAAGTCCTGGGGAGCCTTGCGAGAGCGCGTGGGACGGCTCGTCGACGCCCTGTCGCGTCTCGGCGTCGACGAGGGCGACGCGGTGGCGACGTTCGCCTGGAACAGCACACGTCACCTCGAATGGTTCTTCGGTGTGCCGATGGCGGGCGCCAAGCTGGTGCCGGTCAACGTCCGGTTCTCCGACGAACAGATCGAGTGGGTCGTGGCCCACGCGAACGCCCGGGTGATGGTGGTCGATGCCTCGCTGACCGGACAGGTGGCGAAGCTGCTGCCCCGCCTCGGCTCGGTGCACGTGTTCGTCGTGCTGCCGGACGGGGGCGAGGTGGATCCCGCGTTCGCCGACGCGGTCGACTACGAGCGCCTGTTGGCCGAAGCCGAGCCGGTCGAGCCGCCCGACGTGGCAGAGGACCGGGTCGCCTGCGTCTGCTACACGGGCGGTACCACGGACAACCCCAAAGGTGTCGCGCACTCGCACCGGTCACTGGTCCTGCACTCGCTCGCCGTGTGCGCGGCCGACGCCTACGCGATCTCCGAGCGTGACGTGGTCCTCCCGCTGACCCCCCTGTTCCACGCCGCCGCCTGGGGAATGCCCTACGCGGCGGCCATGACCGGCGCCGGCCTGGTGTTCGCCGGACCCCACCTGAACCCCAAGGCCATCGGGGAGACCCTGAAGCGCGAAGGGGTCACCCTTTCGGCCGGCGTCCCCAGCTTCTGGCTGGCGCTGGACAAGATGGAGCCCGCCGAAGAGGTGTTCGCCTCCCTGGAGCGCATCATCTGCGGTGGCTCGGCGATTCCTTCGGGCCTGGTCCACCGGTACGCCGACCGCGGCGTGACGATGCGGCAGGGGCTCGGCATGACGGAGAACATGGCGCTGGTCGCCCTGACGGACGTCCGGAGCTCCCATACGTCCTTGCCCCTGGACAAGCGGCTCGAACTGCACCACACCCAGGGCCTGGCCGTTCCGGGAGTCGAGTTGCGGCTGGTCGGCGACTCGGGCGAGGTGCTGCCGCACGACGGAGTGACCCAGGGAGAACTGGAGGTCAGGTCACTCTGGGGAGCGACGCGCTACGAGAACCCGGACCGCGTCGACGGCTCGAGGTTCCACGACGGCTGGCTGCGCAGCGGCGACATCGCGACCATCGACACCGAGGGGTACGTTCGCATCACCGACCGCAGCAAGGACCTCATCAAGTCGGGTGGGGAGTGGATCAGTTCCATCGCGGTCGAGTCCGCACTCATGGAGCACCCCGACGTGAGTGAGGCGGCCGTCGTGGCGATGCCGGACGACCGGTGGCAGGAGCGCCCGCTCGCCGTGGTCGTGGCGCGCCCGGGCGCCGAGGTCGCGGCCGAGAACCTGAGGGCCTTCCTGCGGAACCGGCTGATCAAGTGGTGGATGCCGGACCGTTTCGAGTTCGTGTCCGAGATCCCGAAGACCGCCACCAACAAGTTCGACAAGAAGGCGCTGCGCAGCCGTTTCACAGGTCACTGA